The Sphingomonas sanxanigenens DSM 19645 = NX02 genome includes a region encoding these proteins:
- a CDS encoding long-chain-fatty-acid--CoA ligase, producing MLGMMMNSPLLVSTILRHAATYHGTTEIVSKTVEGPIHRYTYADLSKRSQKLANALKRLGLEFGDRVGTLAWNGYRHLELYYGVSGSGLVCHTINPRLFREQIGYIIEHAGDSVIFADLTFLPILEALADRLSGMKAIVMMTDEAHMPKSEALPNLACYETLIAGESDEYDWPVFDENTASGLCYTSATTGDPKGVLYSHRSSVLHAMSSSMPDVLGLSANDVLSPIVPMFHVNAWGVPFSGPMAGAKLVMPGPNLDGASLHALFEAEGVTCTAGVPTVWLGLLDWMDAHGQRFTSLKRVAIGGSASPPIMISRFHNMGVKVRHAWGMTETSPIGLAACLMPKHQSLTPEQRLMLEAKQGRPVYGMEFRVDGADGKPITRDGKAFGAMMVRGPWVAAGYYNTSESAAHEVPGWFNTGDVVTMDEDGFVQIVDRTKDVVKSGGEWISSIELENIAQAHPAVKEAAVVAKPDARWGERPVLVVVLKPGESFGRHEMVEHYTGRISKWSIPDDVIIVDELPHTATGKLLKTAIRDIVLKEYASVTPDDSIIG from the coding sequence ATGCTCGGAATGATGATGAACTCGCCGCTGCTGGTGTCGACCATCCTGCGCCACGCGGCGACCTATCACGGCACGACCGAAATCGTGTCGAAGACGGTCGAAGGACCGATCCACCGCTATACCTACGCCGATCTGTCGAAGCGCAGCCAGAAGCTCGCCAACGCGCTGAAGCGGCTCGGCCTCGAATTCGGCGACCGCGTCGGCACACTCGCCTGGAACGGCTACCGCCATCTGGAACTCTACTACGGCGTCTCCGGTTCGGGCCTCGTCTGCCACACGATCAATCCGCGGCTCTTCCGCGAGCAGATCGGCTACATCATCGAGCATGCGGGCGACAGCGTGATCTTCGCCGATCTCACCTTCCTGCCGATCCTGGAGGCACTCGCCGACCGGCTCTCCGGCATGAAGGCGATCGTGATGATGACCGACGAGGCGCACATGCCGAAGTCGGAAGCCCTGCCGAACCTTGCCTGCTACGAGACCCTGATCGCCGGTGAGTCCGACGAATACGACTGGCCGGTATTCGACGAGAACACCGCCTCCGGCCTGTGCTACACCTCCGCCACGACCGGGGACCCGAAGGGCGTTCTCTACAGCCATCGCTCCAGCGTGCTCCACGCAATGTCGAGTTCGATGCCGGATGTGCTCGGCCTGTCGGCCAACGACGTGCTCTCGCCGATCGTGCCGATGTTCCATGTCAATGCCTGGGGCGTCCCCTTCTCCGGCCCGATGGCCGGCGCCAAGCTCGTCATGCCCGGTCCGAACCTCGACGGCGCCAGCCTGCATGCCCTGTTCGAAGCCGAAGGCGTCACCTGCACCGCCGGCGTTCCGACCGTCTGGCTCGGCCTGCTCGACTGGATGGACGCCCACGGCCAGCGCTTCACCAGCCTGAAGCGGGTGGCGATCGGCGGCTCGGCCTCACCGCCGATCATGATCAGCCGCTTCCACAACATGGGCGTCAAGGTCCGCCATGCCTGGGGTATGACCGAGACCAGCCCGATCGGCCTCGCCGCCTGCCTGATGCCGAAGCATCAGTCGCTCACGCCCGAACAGAGGCTGATGCTCGAGGCCAAGCAGGGCCGCCCGGTCTACGGCATGGAGTTCCGCGTCGACGGCGCCGACGGCAAGCCGATCACCCGAGACGGCAAGGCCTTCGGTGCGATGATGGTGCGCGGTCCGTGGGTCGCCGCCGGCTACTACAACACTTCGGAAAGTGCCGCACACGAAGTTCCCGGCTGGTTCAACACCGGCGACGTCGTCACCATGGACGAGGACGGCTTCGTCCAGATCGTCGACCGCACCAAGGACGTCGTCAAATCCGGCGGCGAATGGATCAGTTCGATCGAACTGGAGAACATCGCTCAGGCCCATCCGGCGGTGAAGGAGGCGGCGGTCGTCGCCAAGCCCGATGCGCGCTGGGGCGAGCGCCCGGTCCTCGTCGTCGTCCTGAAGCCCGGCGAGAGCTTCGGCCGCCACGAGATGGTCGAGCACTATACCGGCAGGATCTCCAAATGGAGCATCCCCGACGACGTGATCATCGTCGACGAACTGCCGCACACGGCGACCGGCAAGCTCCTGAAAACCGCGATCCGCGATATCGTGCTCAAGGAATATGCCAGCGTCACCCCCGACGACAGCATCATCGGCTAG
- a CDS encoding MaoC family dehydratase — MTNDVQSLYLEDIAVGQTFESAPHVLTVEEIKDFAGRYDPQFFHLDDEAARESLFGGLAASGWHTAATTMRLLVESVPFFGGLIGAGGEISWPRATRPGDAIRLRSEVTAVTPSRSRPERGMVNMRCETVNQHDEVVQVFTPKIVAWRRTLL, encoded by the coding sequence ATGACGAACGATGTTCAGAGCCTTTACCTCGAGGACATTGCGGTCGGCCAGACCTTCGAAAGCGCTCCGCATGTCCTGACGGTCGAGGAAATCAAGGATTTCGCGGGCCGCTACGACCCGCAATTCTTCCATCTCGACGACGAGGCGGCGCGGGAGAGCCTGTTCGGCGGCCTCGCCGCCAGCGGCTGGCACACCGCCGCGACGACGATGCGCCTGCTGGTCGAAAGTGTGCCCTTCTTCGGCGGGCTGATCGGCGCCGGCGGCGAGATCTCCTGGCCACGCGCGACGCGACCGGGAGACGCCATCCGTCTGCGCAGCGAGGTCACAGCGGTCACGCCATCCCGCTCGCGCCCTGAGCGCGGCATGGTCAACATGCGTTGCGAGACGGTCAATCAGCACGACGAGGTGGTGCAGGTCTTCACGCCGAAGATCGTCGCATGGCGGCGAACCCTGCTTTGA
- a CDS encoding tyrosine-type recombinase/integrase, which translates to MSKANPFPELMRAFFYEWLVEQRNASVNTVRSYRDTWRLFLRFVADRAKKKVAIISLADLTAAQVAAFLRHAEHDRGGTIGTRNCRLAAIRSFFNFVATKDPALIAQCVEILNIPIKRAPVSEPCYLDPLEVAAILAQPDQSTLEGMRDHALLSFLYNSGARIQEALDMCPEAIRFDSPSCVRLTGKGRKERLCPLWPETVMLLKKLLERQPRAQDQRLFVNRYGEPLSASGVRFKLAAYVKAAAATMPPLQTKHVTPHSFRHATAVHLVSAGVDITVIRSWLGHVSLDTTNHYAKANLDTKRKALEQVAVPVATAHSSSWKRDTSLLAWLDTL; encoded by the coding sequence ATGAGCAAAGCCAATCCGTTCCCGGAACTGATGCGCGCGTTCTTTTACGAATGGCTTGTCGAGCAACGCAATGCGTCCGTCAACACCGTCCGCTCCTACCGCGACACCTGGCGACTGTTCCTCCGGTTTGTCGCTGACCGCGCGAAAAAGAAAGTTGCTATAATCTCGCTCGCCGATCTGACCGCCGCGCAAGTCGCGGCGTTCCTGAGGCACGCCGAGCACGACCGTGGCGGCACGATCGGCACCCGCAACTGCCGGCTTGCTGCGATCCGCAGCTTCTTCAACTTTGTGGCGACCAAGGATCCTGCCTTAATCGCGCAGTGCGTGGAAATCCTCAACATCCCGATCAAGCGGGCGCCGGTATCTGAGCCTTGCTATCTGGATCCGCTGGAAGTGGCAGCGATTCTTGCCCAGCCAGACCAGTCAACCCTCGAAGGCATGCGCGACCATGCGTTGCTCTCGTTCCTCTACAACAGCGGGGCGCGAATACAGGAAGCACTCGATATGTGCCCTGAGGCAATCCGGTTCGATAGCCCGAGTTGCGTTCGGCTTACGGGCAAGGGGCGAAAAGAGCGTCTCTGCCCGCTTTGGCCGGAAACCGTGATGTTGTTGAAAAAGCTGCTTGAGCGGCAGCCACGGGCACAAGACCAGCGGCTGTTCGTCAACCGCTACGGAGAGCCGCTCAGCGCCTCGGGCGTCCGGTTCAAGCTTGCCGCCTATGTGAAGGCGGCGGCTGCGACCATGCCGCCGCTGCAAACGAAGCACGTAACGCCGCACAGCTTCCGTCACGCCACCGCCGTCCACCTTGTATCGGCGGGCGTAGACATCACGGTCATCCGCAGTTGGCTTGGGCATGTGAGCCTCGACACCACCAATCACTACGCGAAGGCCAATCTGGACACAAAGCGAAAGGCGTTGGAACAGGTCGCTGTGCCGGTGGCGACGGCGCACTCTTCATCGTGGAAACGCGATACGAGCCTGCTCGCCTGGCTGGACACGCTCTGA
- a CDS encoding tyrosine-type recombinase/integrase: MISRWPDSDRTRIGSYVASLDLRDLKSRTCYQQVLHSFQDAVERHGLLDQQALQAWLRELASRWATSTLLHRTRIIDRFLDHLVATGAIDHNPVEGLRQACHIKQSMPIWRALISCNPEQALATLRQPKPFGSVLGEVMAEHVAMMRRRGYKYTSQPVRLLQFDRFLQLNPQLETEPLRVMIDRWAATKGTRNHAYERENLERLFAKIQRRCDPSAPRRRPDPRPQKEVRKQWRTPHIYSPVDVRRMLDIARSYPSPRATLRPLSIYTMLLLAYCAGLRRGELARLDLGDVNPGDGTITVRQTKFFKTRILPLPDSVMMELRAYIAARRQVGASQDPHSALFWHVQGRSRYTPEMITWLLTDVVRRAGLKPLQGQFGPRVHDLRHSMVVNRILEWYRLGINPQERLPFLATYLGHRDINSTLVYITVTQDLLHLANERFRAVGAPCLNLEREVRS; this comes from the coding sequence ATGATCTCCCGTTGGCCTGATTCCGATCGCACGCGCATTGGCAGCTATGTCGCGAGCCTTGATCTGCGCGATCTCAAAAGCCGCACCTGCTATCAACAGGTCCTGCATAGCTTCCAGGATGCCGTTGAACGGCACGGGTTGCTCGATCAACAAGCGCTGCAAGCTTGGCTACGGGAATTAGCGTCTCGCTGGGCGACATCTACGCTCCTGCATCGCACTCGCATCATCGATCGGTTCCTCGACCACCTCGTGGCAACCGGTGCGATTGATCACAACCCTGTCGAAGGTCTGCGTCAGGCATGTCATATAAAGCAGAGCATGCCGATCTGGCGCGCGTTGATATCGTGTAATCCAGAACAGGCTCTTGCCACACTGCGCCAGCCCAAACCGTTCGGTAGTGTGCTGGGCGAGGTTATGGCCGAGCATGTCGCCATGATGCGCCGTAGGGGATACAAATATACTTCGCAACCGGTGCGGCTTTTGCAGTTCGACCGGTTCCTGCAACTGAACCCGCAACTGGAAACCGAGCCGCTGCGCGTCATGATCGATCGATGGGCGGCGACGAAAGGCACGCGTAACCATGCATATGAGCGCGAAAACCTTGAGCGCCTCTTTGCCAAAATCCAGCGGCGGTGCGATCCGTCAGCTCCTCGGCGTCGACCGGATCCGAGACCCCAAAAAGAGGTCCGCAAGCAGTGGCGAACGCCTCATATCTACTCTCCTGTCGACGTACGGCGCATGCTCGACATTGCCCGTTCGTATCCCTCTCCGCGGGCAACACTTCGTCCGTTGAGCATCTACACCATGCTGTTGCTGGCCTACTGTGCGGGTCTGCGGCGGGGAGAGTTGGCCAGGCTGGATCTTGGTGACGTTAATCCCGGTGACGGCACCATCACGGTTCGGCAGACCAAGTTCTTCAAGACCCGAATTCTGCCACTTCCTGACAGTGTGATGATGGAACTCCGGGCCTACATCGCTGCACGGCGTCAGGTCGGCGCATCGCAGGACCCGCACTCTGCTCTGTTCTGGCACGTCCAGGGCAGATCCCGCTACACGCCCGAAATGATCACCTGGTTGCTCACAGACGTCGTACGTCGCGCCGGATTGAAACCACTGCAAGGGCAGTTCGGGCCTCGCGTTCATGATCTTCGGCACTCGATGGTCGTGAACCGTATCCTTGAATGGTACCGTCTGGGGATCAACCCGCAGGAGCGGCTGCCGTTCCTCGCGACCTACCTCGGCCATCGGGATATCAACTCCACTCTGGTCTACATCACCGTCACGCAGGATCTGCTGCATCTCGCAAACGAACGGTTCAGGGCCGTGGGCGCGCCATGCCTCAATCTCGAACGGGAGGTGCGGTCATGA
- the istB gene encoding IS21-like element helper ATPase IstB → MTGDKMPTGTTGGTPQVLLAHHLKQLKLPTVLREYEKVARECARDGVDHPRYLLRLIELELIDRERRTVERRIRAARFPAVKSLDTFDFTAIPSLNKMLVLELARSEYILRRENVIALGNSGTGKTHVALALGLAACQKGFTVAFATAASLVNQLMEARDERRLLKLQRELAAVKLLIVDELGYVPLSATGAELLFEVLSQRYERGSTIITSNLPFEDWTQVLASERLTGALLDRLTHHVSILTMNGDSYRLKQSAGRRSARRAEQNQATVSADPNTGEIPSP, encoded by the coding sequence ATGACCGGCGACAAGATGCCGACCGGCACGACCGGCGGGACACCCCAGGTGCTGCTCGCCCACCACCTCAAGCAGCTCAAGCTGCCGACCGTGCTGCGCGAATATGAGAAGGTCGCGCGCGAATGCGCTCGCGACGGTGTCGACCACCCACGCTACCTGCTGCGCCTCATCGAGCTTGAGCTCATCGACAGGGAGCGGCGCACGGTCGAGCGGCGGATCCGCGCCGCCCGCTTCCCGGCGGTGAAGAGTCTCGACACCTTCGACTTCACAGCCATCCCCAGCCTCAACAAGATGCTGGTGCTCGAGCTCGCTCGCTCGGAGTATATCCTTCGGCGGGAGAACGTCATTGCGCTGGGCAACAGCGGCACGGGCAAGACGCACGTCGCTCTCGCGCTCGGCCTGGCTGCTTGCCAGAAGGGATTCACCGTCGCCTTCGCGACCGCCGCTTCGCTGGTCAACCAGCTGATGGAGGCGCGCGACGAGCGGCGCCTGCTCAAGCTCCAGCGGGAACTGGCGGCCGTGAAGCTGCTCATCGTCGACGAGCTCGGCTATGTGCCGCTGTCGGCGACTGGCGCCGAACTTCTCTTCGAGGTGCTGTCGCAGCGCTACGAGCGCGGCTCGACCATCATCACGTCGAACTTGCCGTTCGAGGACTGGACCCAGGTCCTCGCCTCAGAACGGCTTACCGGCGCGCTGCTCGACCGGCTCACCCACCACGTCTCCATCCTCACCATGAACGGCGACAGCTACCGCCTCAAACAGTCCGCCGGCCGGCGATCAGCCAGAAGGGCGGAGCAAAACCAGGCCACCGTGTCGGCCGACCCGAACACCGGCGAGATCCCGTCGCCATAG
- the istA gene encoding IS21 family transposase: protein MFALESYAAVRRFVFVEGHSRREAAKAFGLSRDTVAKMCAFSLPPGYRRTKPPEKPKLGPLLPVIDAILREDRLSPAKQQHTAKRIFERLRDEHGYGGGYTVVKDYVRQSRARSRETFVPLAHPPGHAQVDFGEAWAEIGGMRQKVHYFCMDLPHSDACFVKAYPRETTEAFLDGHVSAFAFFGGVPLSILYDNLKIAVARICGDGKRERTRAFTELVSHYLFADRFGRPGKGNDKGKVEALVKHARAMFMVPIPVARSFDELNERLAKDCLARQNGHAGRHADTIAERLVADRQAFRALPAVPLEPCEKRSARVSSTALVRYRTNDYSVPTVYGFRDVLVKGFVDEVVISIAGEEIARHPRSYGEGAFVANPLHYLALIEQKPGALDQAAALQGWDLPEIFQHLRHLLEARMGTKGKREFIQVLRLLEALPLAVVTDAVTQAVQLGAIGFDAVKLIALARIERRPPRLDLAAYPHLPRTDVKTTRAADYGVLAA, encoded by the coding sequence ATGTTTGCCTTGGAGAGTTACGCGGCCGTTCGGCGTTTTGTGTTCGTGGAAGGTCACAGCCGCCGGGAGGCGGCGAAGGCGTTCGGTCTGAGCCGGGACACGGTGGCGAAGATGTGCGCGTTCTCGCTGCCGCCGGGCTACCGGCGCACGAAGCCGCCGGAGAAGCCGAAGCTAGGTCCGCTGTTGCCGGTCATCGACGCTATCCTGCGCGAGGATCGCCTGTCGCCGGCCAAGCAGCAGCACACCGCCAAGCGGATCTTCGAGCGGCTGCGCGACGAGCATGGCTATGGCGGCGGCTACACGGTGGTGAAGGACTATGTCCGGCAGAGCCGCGCACGCAGCCGCGAGACGTTCGTGCCGCTGGCACACCCGCCGGGCCATGCCCAGGTCGACTTCGGCGAGGCGTGGGCAGAGATCGGCGGCATGCGGCAGAAGGTCCATTATTTCTGCATGGACCTGCCGCACTCAGATGCGTGTTTCGTGAAGGCCTATCCGCGCGAGACGACCGAGGCGTTCCTCGACGGTCATGTTTCGGCCTTCGCCTTTTTCGGCGGCGTGCCGCTGTCCATCCTCTACGACAATCTGAAGATCGCGGTGGCGAGGATCTGCGGCGACGGCAAGCGCGAGCGCACGCGGGCCTTCACCGAGCTGGTCAGCCACTATTTGTTTGCCGACCGCTTCGGTCGTCCCGGCAAGGGCAACGACAAGGGGAAGGTCGAAGCGCTGGTGAAGCACGCCCGCGCGATGTTCATGGTGCCCATTCCGGTAGCGCGCAGCTTCGACGAGTTGAACGAGCGCCTGGCGAAGGATTGCCTGGCTCGACAGAACGGGCATGCCGGGCGCCATGCCGACACCATCGCCGAGCGCCTCGTCGCCGACCGGCAGGCCTTCCGGGCCTTGCCGGCGGTGCCGTTGGAGCCGTGCGAGAAGCGGTCGGCGCGCGTATCGTCGACCGCGCTGGTGCGCTATCGGACCAACGACTATTCGGTGCCAACCGTCTATGGCTTCCGCGACGTCCTGGTGAAGGGGTTCGTCGACGAGGTGGTCATCAGCATCGCCGGCGAGGAGATCGCCCGGCATCCGCGCAGCTATGGCGAGGGCGCATTCGTCGCCAACCCGCTGCATTATCTCGCGCTCATCGAGCAGAAGCCCGGCGCGCTCGACCAGGCGGCCGCCTTGCAGGGCTGGGATCTGCCCGAGATCTTCCAGCATCTGCGCCACCTTCTGGAAGCTCGTATGGGCACCAAGGGGAAGCGCGAGTTCATCCAGGTGCTGCGGCTGCTCGAAGCCCTGCCGCTCGCCGTCGTCACCGACGCGGTGACGCAGGCCGTGCAGCTCGGCGCCATCGGCTTCGACGCGGTGAAGCTCATCGCGCTGGCGCGTATCGAACGGCGACCGCCCCGTCTCGATCTGGCCGCCTATCCGCACCTGCCCCGGACGGACGTGAAGACGACACGGGCGGCGGACTATGGGGTGCTGGCGGCATGA
- a CDS encoding tyrosine-type recombinase/integrase, whose product MSKSERELIVELEAVLIGRRYSPVVIRNYCSYAREFLDYLMYRGIPVADVTETEVAEYLRRAAAQFRKRRGRRPSKRWHEVPQSGIHALLRLGQGQWPPSPKVACAADALRFTVCNEYETWLRDERGLAQASIDAFLWEARYFLAWQLDRSGVEGLNGLTVGDIDSYMDLRGSKLTRSSLKSAAERLRSLLRHLYRTARVAADLSPHIIAPRLYAYEGVPSILERNQITAVLASTSMDTTTAGLRDHAILQLLATYGLRASEVRNMRIEDIDWRAEVVRVRHSKTQAYTLLPLMEPVGEAILAYLRSGRPATDAREIFIRTRAPYCVGR is encoded by the coding sequence ATGTCGAAATCTGAACGAGAACTGATTGTTGAGCTCGAAGCCGTATTGATCGGCCGCCGATACAGCCCCGTAGTGATCAGAAATTACTGCAGCTACGCCCGCGAGTTTCTGGACTATCTCATGTACCGAGGGATTCCAGTCGCAGACGTGACCGAAACCGAAGTAGCGGAATATTTGCGTCGTGCGGCCGCGCAATTCCGCAAGCGCCGCGGACGACGGCCCAGCAAGCGCTGGCACGAAGTCCCGCAGTCCGGGATTCACGCGCTGCTGCGGCTTGGGCAGGGTCAGTGGCCGCCTTCTCCCAAAGTGGCCTGCGCCGCTGACGCACTACGGTTTACGGTCTGCAACGAATACGAAACCTGGCTTCGCGACGAGCGTGGCCTTGCCCAAGCCAGCATCGACGCGTTCTTATGGGAAGCCCGCTACTTCCTTGCCTGGCAACTCGACCGGAGCGGGGTCGAGGGTCTCAACGGATTAACCGTCGGCGACATCGACAGCTATATGGACCTGCGTGGCTCGAAGCTGACGCGTAGTTCGCTGAAATCCGCAGCGGAGCGGCTTCGTTCGCTGCTGCGCCACCTCTACAGGACTGCCCGCGTTGCGGCAGATCTGTCGCCGCATATCATCGCGCCGCGGCTCTATGCTTATGAAGGGGTCCCTTCGATCCTGGAGCGCAACCAGATCACCGCGGTTCTGGCAAGCACGAGCATGGACACGACGACTGCCGGTTTGCGGGACCATGCGATATTACAACTCCTCGCCACCTACGGGCTCCGTGCAAGCGAAGTCCGTAACATGCGGATCGAAGACATAGACTGGCGGGCCGAAGTCGTTCGTGTCCGTCACAGCAAAACGCAAGCCTATACGCTCCTTCCTTTGATGGAGCCGGTTGGCGAAGCGATCCTTGCTTACCTGCGGTCTGGACGGCCCGCGACCGATGCCAGGGAGATCTTCATCCGGACGCGTGCGCCCTATTGTGTAGGGCGGTGA
- a CDS encoding carboxymuconolactone decarboxylase family protein, translated as MNRLHDGNTNNELDLSQGNDDQIGAFQSIAQLAQRRCHGGSVSNSERQETPAEASALAESQVETSHLTRRTALGSLGVLAVGSSALASTATAQTGDNPVPQAGAVRDRYAIGLERLSAIDGRDGHAVVESLKEISPDFARYLIEFPFGDIYARPGLDLRQREIATIAALTALGNARPQLEVHIAAGLNVGLSQQEIIEIVMQMAVYAGFPAAINGLNAAKTVFDRHPTS; from the coding sequence ATGAACCGTCTTCATGACGGAAATACTAATAATGAATTGGATTTATCGCAAGGCAACGATGATCAAATAGGTGCATTTCAATCAATCGCGCAACTGGCTCAACGCCGGTGTCATGGAGGTAGTGTGAGCAATTCAGAACGTCAGGAAACGCCCGCGGAAGCCAGCGCTCTTGCAGAGTCGCAGGTTGAGACCTCGCATCTGACACGTAGAACCGCCCTGGGGAGCCTTGGGGTGCTCGCCGTGGGCTCGTCTGCTCTCGCGTCCACAGCAACGGCACAGACCGGAGACAATCCTGTCCCTCAAGCTGGCGCGGTGCGTGATCGCTATGCCATCGGCCTGGAAAGACTGTCCGCGATTGATGGGAGAGATGGTCATGCCGTCGTGGAGAGCCTGAAGGAGATCTCGCCCGATTTCGCGCGCTACCTCATCGAATTTCCGTTTGGCGACATCTATGCGCGACCCGGCCTTGACCTTCGCCAGCGGGAAATTGCGACGATTGCCGCGCTTACAGCACTCGGAAATGCACGCCCGCAACTAGAAGTTCACATTGCGGCGGGTCTGAACGTCGGCCTCTCACAGCAAGAGATCATCGAGATTGTCATGCAGATGGCGGTCTATGCCGGCTTCCCCGCAGCGATCAACGGTCTCAACGCAGCGAAGACAGTCTTCGACCGACACCCGACATCCTGA
- a CDS encoding LysR family transcriptional regulator codes for MKTVHLASIDLNLLVVFDALVAEGHATRAAERIGLTQPAVSHALNRLRALFGDPLFVRSPRGMVATPLAQDIAPGVRSILEQVEGILLGGRTFDPASSTRQFTLGLSDYAAFVLLPRLTARLDREAPGVSLVVRNTSRSVGLPMLEDGGAELIAGNFPDPPTHMREELLYEEDFICAGRGDHSGLDGMVDLDRYLSLRHLQVSMKGNPRGYVDAVLAEKGLKRNVAVTVGHFLMAPMLVDASDLVATEPRRLFAPLAGRLPLRLFPPPLDIPTFRVVQTWHARHDADPGHQWLRRVLREVGQWA; via the coding sequence ATGAAGACGGTTCATCTCGCCAGCATCGACCTCAATCTGCTCGTCGTCTTCGACGCGCTGGTTGCGGAAGGGCACGCCACGCGCGCCGCCGAACGGATCGGATTGACCCAGCCGGCGGTCAGCCACGCGCTCAACCGCCTGCGGGCTTTGTTCGGTGATCCGCTCTTTGTTCGTTCACCGCGCGGCATGGTGGCGACACCGCTGGCGCAGGACATCGCTCCCGGTGTGCGGTCCATTCTCGAACAGGTGGAAGGCATCCTGCTCGGCGGTCGCACCTTCGATCCGGCATCGAGCACGCGGCAATTCACGCTTGGGCTATCCGACTACGCAGCCTTCGTGCTGCTGCCACGCCTCACCGCGCGCCTCGATCGGGAAGCGCCGGGCGTTTCCCTTGTCGTTCGCAACACCAGTCGCAGCGTCGGGCTTCCCATGCTGGAAGATGGTGGGGCCGAACTGATCGCGGGCAACTTCCCAGACCCACCCACGCATATGCGCGAAGAACTGCTCTATGAGGAGGACTTCATCTGCGCCGGTCGGGGCGATCATTCCGGCCTCGACGGGATGGTCGATCTCGACCGCTATCTTTCGCTTCGGCACCTTCAGGTCTCGATGAAGGGCAATCCGCGAGGCTATGTCGATGCCGTGCTCGCCGAAAAGGGCCTGAAGCGCAATGTCGCCGTGACGGTCGGCCATTTCCTGATGGCTCCGATGCTGGTCGATGCTTCCGATCTGGTGGCGACGGAACCCCGTCGATTGTTCGCACCGCTCGCCGGGCGGCTGCCGCTCCGGCTCTTTCCGCCGCCTCTCGACATTCCCACATTCCGGGTGGTGCAGACTTGGCACGCTCGACATGATGCCGATCCAGGGCATCAATGGCTGCGGCGCGTGCTGCGCGAAGTGGGGCAATGGGCGTAA